The following are from one region of the Takifugu rubripes chromosome 12, fTakRub1.2, whole genome shotgun sequence genome:
- the map7d1b gene encoding MAP7 domain-containing protein 1b isoform X7, which translates to MNDSCCQRDEAEAKAREEAERQRLEREKHFQKEEQERLERKKRLEEIMKRTRKSDAGEKKEVKASPQVNGKDAALSQPAANLLNSAAASQTGPAPLLNGVQPAAHQNGIPANGEKAEFKEIIHGNPAQTQPILTFESGEPFLMKTGAMKPQHVAEVL; encoded by the exons ATGAATGATTCCTGTTGTCAGAGGGACGAGGCCGAAGCTAAAGCCCGGGAGGAGGCTGAGCGCCAGcggctggagagggagaaacatttccagaaggaggagcaggagcggctggagaggaagaag CGCCTGGAGGAGATCATGAAGAGGACTCGCAAAAGCGATGCAGGAGAAAAG AAGGAGGTCAAAGCTTCTCCACAGGTCAATGGGAAGGATGCAGCCCTCAGCCAAC cagccgcaAACCTGCtgaattctgctgcagcttcacaaACTGGACCTGCTCCTCTTCTCAACGGCGTCCAGCCCGCTGCCCACCAGAACGGCATCCCAGCCAATGGGGAGAAAGCTGAATTTAAGGAGATCATCCACGGAAACCCGGCACAGACTCAACCAATCCTGACATTCGAGTCCGGAGAGCCCTTCCTGATGAAGACAGGCGCCATGAAGCCTCAACATGTCGCAG AGGTTCTGTGA